In the Klebsiella aerogenes KCTC 2190 genome, one interval contains:
- a CDS encoding T6SS immunity protein Tli3 family protein yields the protein MKQRYTSGTVLAAMLMVVGCQAQQPPTQVIYRFDDHRYLELKGWDCEGELWYTDSQRKIHSQIYSQFYRVFTRKLVHPSERYIAIIGWGADGFRISKDYGQTWSDAHFSPGHNEPNGDNYAPYDDLISFTVVNDQGFLQTRHRLYMSSKPFDDPRLAAGGPGIQYVIEGETHTITPQSPGPSWGMDYITKQGLENDTAKYHTNYQGLPDRVPEVKGYTGWDHMRCDMDAGR from the coding sequence ATGAAGCAGAGATACACATCAGGGACTGTTCTGGCGGCCATGCTTATGGTCGTTGGATGTCAGGCGCAACAGCCGCCGACGCAGGTCATTTATCGTTTCGATGACCACCGTTATCTGGAGCTGAAGGGGTGGGACTGTGAAGGTGAGCTTTGGTATACGGATAGCCAAAGGAAAATTCACTCGCAAATATACTCGCAGTTTTATCGCGTTTTCACCAGGAAGTTAGTCCATCCATCAGAGCGATACATCGCCATTATTGGTTGGGGGGCAGATGGTTTTCGAATATCAAAGGATTATGGTCAAACATGGTCCGATGCTCATTTTTCTCCGGGGCATAATGAGCCAAATGGCGATAATTACGCGCCTTATGATGACCTTATCTCTTTCACCGTCGTCAACGATCAGGGTTTTTTGCAGACCAGGCACCGACTGTATATGTCGTCCAAACCGTTCGACGATCCACGTCTGGCGGCTGGTGGCCCGGGTATCCAATATGTCATTGAAGGGGAAACTCACACTATTACTCCGCAATCCCCGGGGCCTTCGTGGGGTATGGATTACATAACGAAGCAAGGACTTGAGAACGATACGGCAAAATACCACACCAACTACCAGGGGCTCCCCGACAGAGTACCCGAAGTGAAAGGCTACACCGGCTGGGATCATATGCGTTGTGATATGGATGCAGGGAGATAG
- a CDS encoding T6SS immunity protein Tli3 family protein, producing MKGLFTALAAMFMVVGCQAQQPPTQVIYRFDDHRYLELKGWDCEGELWYTDSQRKIHSQIYSQFYRVFTRKLVHPSERYIAIIGWGADGFRISKDYGQTWSDAHFSPGHNEPNGDNYAPYDEVLSFTVVNDQGFLQTRHRLYMSSKPFDDPRLAAGGPGIQYVIEGETHTITPQFPGWSWGMVYMTKQGLENDTAKYHTNYQGLPDNVPEVKGYTGWDRMRCDMDAGR from the coding sequence ATGAAAGGATTATTCACCGCTCTGGCGGCCATGTTTATGGTCGTTGGATGTCAGGCGCAACAGCCGCCGACGCAGGTCATTTATCGTTTCGATGACCACCGTTATCTGGAGCTGAAGGGGTGGGACTGTGAAGGTGAGCTTTGGTATACGGATAGCCAAAGGAAAATTCACTCGCAAATATACTCGCAGTTTTATCGCGTTTTCACCAGGAAGTTAGTCCATCCATCAGAGCGATACATCGCCATTATTGGTTGGGGGGCAGATGGTTTTCGAATATCAAAGGATTATGGTCAAACATGGTCCGATGCTCATTTTTCTCCGGGGCATAATGAGCCAAATGGCGATAATTACGCGCCTTATGATGAAGTTCTCTCTTTCACCGTCGTCAACGACCAGGGTTTTTTGCAGACCAGGCATCGCCTGTATATGTCGTCCAAACCGTTCGACGATCCACGTCTGGCCGCAGGTGGCCCGGGTATCCAATATGTCATTGAAGGGGAAACTCACACTATAACCCCCCAGTTTCCAGGTTGGTCATGGGGGATGGTTTATATGACCAAACAAGGACTTGAGAACGATACGGCAAAATACCACACCAATTACCAGGGACTCCCCGACAACGTGCCCGAAGTAAAAGGCTACACCGGCTGGGATCGTATGCGTTGTGATATGGATGCAGGACGTTAA
- the agp gene encoding bifunctional glucose-1-phosphatase/inositol phosphatase: MKKSLLAAAVAGAVLLSAGAQAQDAVAPEGYQLQQVLIMSRHNLRAPLANNGSVLEQSTPKSWPQWDVPGGQLTTKGGVLEVYMGHYMREWLAQQKLVTSGECPPENAVYAYANSLQRTVATAQFFITGAFPGCGVPVHHQPQMGTMDPTFNPVITDDSAEFAQKAVQAMEKERQGMQLAESYKLLEEMTDYRNSPSCKEKHVCSLSDGKDTFSAKYQQEPGVSGPLKVGNSLVDAFTLQYYEGFPKDQVAWGEIASDKQWQVLSKLKNGYQDSLFTSAEVARNVAKPLVKYIDNALVGDGAAKAKVTLLVGHDSNIASLLTALDFKPYQLPGQYERTPIGGKLLFQRWHDSGSNRDLMKIEYVYQSTEQLRNADALSLQSPPQRVTLALNGCPVDDQGFCPLETFKKVMNEAAK; encoded by the coding sequence ATGAAAAAAAGTCTACTCGCCGCCGCGGTGGCCGGGGCCGTATTGTTATCCGCCGGCGCCCAGGCGCAGGACGCCGTTGCGCCGGAAGGGTATCAACTGCAACAGGTGCTGATCATGAGTCGCCACAACCTGCGCGCGCCGCTGGCCAATAACGGCAGCGTACTTGAGCAGTCGACGCCGAAATCCTGGCCGCAGTGGGATGTGCCAGGCGGTCAGTTAACCACCAAAGGCGGCGTGCTGGAGGTCTATATGGGCCACTATATGCGTGAGTGGCTGGCGCAGCAGAAGCTGGTGACCAGCGGCGAATGCCCGCCGGAAAATGCCGTCTACGCCTACGCTAATAGCCTGCAGCGGACCGTCGCCACCGCGCAGTTCTTTATTACCGGCGCTTTCCCTGGCTGCGGGGTGCCTGTGCATCATCAGCCGCAGATGGGAACGATGGATCCCACGTTCAACCCGGTCATTACTGACGATTCAGCCGAATTCGCGCAAAAAGCGGTGCAGGCAATGGAAAAAGAGCGTCAGGGGATGCAGCTCGCTGAGAGCTACAAGCTGCTGGAAGAGATGACCGACTATCGTAATTCGCCATCCTGTAAAGAAAAGCATGTCTGCTCGCTTAGCGACGGTAAAGATACCTTTAGCGCCAAATATCAGCAGGAGCCAGGTGTTTCCGGGCCGCTGAAGGTCGGTAACTCGCTGGTGGATGCCTTCACCCTGCAGTACTACGAAGGTTTTCCGAAGGATCAGGTGGCGTGGGGTGAAATTGCCAGCGATAAGCAGTGGCAGGTGCTGTCAAAGCTGAAAAATGGCTATCAGGATAGTCTGTTTACTTCCGCGGAAGTGGCGCGCAACGTCGCTAAGCCGCTGGTTAAATATATCGATAATGCGCTGGTGGGCGATGGCGCCGCTAAGGCGAAAGTGACGCTGCTGGTCGGGCATGATTCCAACATCGCTTCGCTGCTGACGGCGCTGGACTTTAAACCCTACCAGTTACCCGGCCAGTATGAGCGCACCCCCATCGGCGGCAAGCTGCTGTTCCAGCGCTGGCACGATAGCGGCAGCAATCGCGATTTAATGAAGATTGAGTATGTCTATCAAAGCACTGAACAGCTGCGCAACGCGGATGCTTTGAGCCTGCAATCTCCACCGCAGCGGGTCACGCTGGCGCTTAACGGTTGTCCGGTTGATGACCAGGGATTCTGCCCGTTGGAGACGTTCAAAAAGGTCATGAACGAGGCGGCAAAATAA
- a CDS encoding APC family permease, producing MAANLPAENAAQAGKPRLRKSLKLWQVVMMGLAYLTPMTVFDTFGIVSGISNGHVPASYLLALAGVLFTAISYGKLVRQFPEAGSAYTYAQKSINPHIGFMVGWSSLLDYLFLPMINVLLAKIYLSALFPEVPPWVWVVTFVAILTAANLKSVNLVANFNTLFVLVQISIMVVFVILVVQGLHKGEGVGTVWSLQPFISENAHLIPIITGATIVCFSFLGFDAVTTLSEETPNAARVIPKAIFLTAMYGGIIFIVASFFMQLFFPDIHRFKDPDAALPEIALYVGGKLFQSIFLCTTFVNTLASGLASHASVSRLLYVMGRDNVFPERIFGYVHPKWRTPALNVIMVGIVALSALFFDLVTATALINFGALVAFTFVNLSVYNHFWRRKGYNKTWKDRFHYLLLPMVGALTVGVLWLNLEATSLTLGLVWAALGLLYLTYLTRRFRKPPPQFDATKAEQAWES from the coding sequence ATGGCTGCTAATCTTCCTGCAGAAAACGCCGCTCAGGCGGGGAAACCGCGTCTGCGTAAATCGCTCAAACTGTGGCAAGTGGTAATGATGGGGCTGGCTTATCTAACCCCCATGACGGTGTTTGATACCTTCGGCATCGTTTCCGGTATCAGCAATGGCCACGTTCCGGCCTCGTATTTGCTGGCGCTGGCTGGAGTGCTGTTCACCGCCATCAGCTACGGCAAGCTGGTGCGCCAGTTCCCGGAAGCGGGTTCGGCCTACACCTATGCGCAAAAATCGATTAACCCGCATATCGGTTTTATGGTCGGCTGGTCCTCGCTGCTCGACTATCTGTTCCTGCCGATGATTAACGTCCTGCTGGCGAAGATCTACCTCTCCGCGCTGTTTCCGGAAGTGCCGCCGTGGGTGTGGGTCGTAACTTTTGTCGCCATTCTGACCGCGGCGAATCTGAAAAGCGTTAACCTGGTGGCCAACTTCAATACCCTGTTCGTGCTGGTGCAGATCTCCATCATGGTGGTGTTTGTGATTCTGGTGGTACAAGGGCTGCATAAAGGCGAGGGCGTTGGCACCGTCTGGTCGCTGCAGCCGTTTATCAGCGAGAATGCGCATCTGATCCCGATTATTACCGGCGCGACGATTGTCTGCTTCTCGTTCCTCGGCTTTGACGCCGTTACCACGCTTTCTGAAGAAACCCCGAATGCCGCGCGGGTGATCCCGAAGGCCATCTTCCTTACCGCGATGTACGGCGGCATTATTTTTATCGTCGCCTCGTTCTTTATGCAGCTGTTTTTCCCGGATATCCATCGCTTTAAAGATCCGGACGCCGCGCTGCCGGAAATTGCGCTGTATGTCGGCGGCAAGCTGTTCCAGTCGATTTTCCTGTGCACCACTTTTGTTAATACCCTGGCATCGGGCCTGGCGTCACACGCCAGCGTGTCGCGCTTGCTGTACGTGATGGGCCGCGATAACGTCTTCCCGGAGCGCATTTTCGGCTATGTGCATCCGAAATGGCGTACCCCGGCGCTGAACGTGATTATGGTGGGCATCGTCGCGCTGTCGGCGCTGTTCTTTGACCTGGTGACCGCGACGGCGCTTATCAACTTCGGCGCGCTGGTGGCCTTTACCTTCGTTAATCTCTCGGTATACAACCACTTCTGGCGGCGCAAGGGGTATAACAAAACATGGAAAGATCGCTTCCACTATCTGCTGTTGCCAATGGTAGGCGCCCTGACCGTGGGGGTGCTGTGGCTGAACCTTGAGGCGACCTCGCTGACGCTGGGTCTGGTGTGGGCCGCGCTGGGATTGCTTTATCTGACCTACCTGACCCGCCGTTTCCGTAAACCGCCGCCGCAGTTTGATGCGACGAAAGCGGAGCAGGCCTGGGAGTCGTAA
- a CDS encoding DUF2345 domain-containing protein produces the protein MTEQTKIIQLQDTLNRYLLYFPRSKSTAVDVHSFIGEETLSKPYRYTIRFSSVDDNVSAGAVLNQIAQFYLRAPNPNARWQNEAAWVPVRQINGVITQFTRLKSSSDEALYECVLEHELALLDKNYRSAVYTDVTVPEVVTQLMKNSGYFKGYNIDFDRLSYTYPRREMIIQWKETDLQFIRRLLAEIGIWFRFENHHKVQTETVVIFADSDSRYIYRDKKLPYVRYSGMTSYDEYVTDLEEQHSLIPEQVLVRTYNYRDPYSPQAIKTIINNDIPEGITSGGEYHYADHYLADGDFHATEAETATFYARLRYERLLNEQTRLSATTSDPALRPGVMFHLTGPVPDGFKPGFLITTMTITGSRARHYHAQLAGIPYLSGYNFRPEYLSRPVIAGTVPARVASIGRDKTYAGVDARGRYCVKFDFDLNEKRSGFESALVRLGRPYAGDTYGFHFPLLDGTEVAIAFEGGDPDRPFIAHVMHDGARPDLVTNRNDTRNIIRTAALNKIRLEDRRGKEHIKISTEHGKGQLNLGHLVDAEGKKRGEGLEARTDDWMALRAAKGVMITTQAQPRAQGQQLDMTAAITQLEKALSLAMTLQQSALTAGASNVDTDRQNTLGQTLNRLSGAALLTYGGQGQAHVTPESLQLSAGQDVITTAGRHASMNVMKKFSLAVGEKLSLFARKLGIQMVAGAGDITTQAQRGAIHMLSQQDFTLTSTDGRLHGSAKQGIQLVCGGGGIRISPDGQVEIFSPVGVDIKGPNLRYLGPESAQVQAPAFDKGTFTRRYQLHASDDPEQVLANRPFRLKSSTGEVLEGETDSNGCSPLLDSADLDSYKLEVL, from the coding sequence ATGACAGAACAAACTAAAATAATTCAATTGCAGGATACGTTAAACCGTTATTTGCTTTACTTTCCGCGAAGCAAAAGTACGGCTGTCGATGTGCATTCTTTTATAGGCGAAGAGACGCTCAGTAAGCCGTATCGTTATACCATCCGTTTTTCCAGTGTCGATGACAATGTTTCGGCTGGAGCTGTTCTCAATCAGATCGCGCAGTTTTATCTTCGGGCGCCTAATCCGAACGCGCGTTGGCAGAACGAGGCAGCCTGGGTGCCGGTACGTCAGATTAACGGCGTTATAACACAATTTACCCGCCTGAAGTCGTCCTCAGATGAGGCGCTATATGAGTGCGTGCTGGAGCATGAGCTTGCGCTGCTGGATAAAAATTATCGCTCAGCGGTGTATACGGATGTCACCGTGCCGGAAGTGGTTACGCAACTCATGAAAAATAGCGGCTACTTCAAAGGGTATAATATCGATTTCGACAGGCTGAGTTACACCTACCCTCGAAGGGAAATGATTATTCAGTGGAAAGAAACGGATCTGCAGTTTATTCGTCGGCTGTTGGCTGAAATTGGCATCTGGTTTCGTTTTGAGAATCACCATAAGGTTCAGACGGAAACCGTGGTGATTTTTGCTGACTCTGACAGTCGATACATTTACCGCGATAAAAAACTCCCCTACGTCCGCTATTCCGGGATGACCAGCTATGACGAGTATGTGACCGATCTGGAAGAGCAGCACTCGCTGATTCCTGAACAGGTATTAGTACGCACCTACAACTATCGCGATCCGTATTCTCCACAAGCTATTAAAACCATTATCAATAATGATATCCCGGAGGGGATTACGTCCGGGGGAGAGTATCACTACGCCGATCATTACCTCGCAGACGGCGATTTTCACGCAACAGAAGCTGAGACGGCCACATTTTACGCCCGCCTACGCTATGAACGTCTACTGAATGAGCAGACCCGGCTCAGTGCAACAACCAGCGATCCGGCGCTGCGGCCTGGCGTTATGTTTCACCTTACTGGGCCGGTACCAGACGGCTTCAAACCGGGTTTTTTGATTACCACCATGACGATTACGGGTAGTCGAGCCCGACATTACCACGCGCAGCTCGCCGGCATTCCGTATCTGTCAGGATACAACTTTCGACCAGAGTATCTGTCGCGACCTGTCATTGCCGGTACGGTGCCCGCGCGGGTGGCCTCTATCGGAAGGGATAAAACGTATGCCGGGGTGGATGCCAGGGGGCGTTACTGCGTGAAGTTTGATTTTGATCTCAATGAAAAACGCAGCGGCTTTGAAAGCGCACTCGTCCGGCTGGGCAGGCCGTACGCCGGCGACACTTACGGTTTTCATTTTCCGTTGCTGGATGGGACGGAAGTTGCCATTGCCTTTGAAGGTGGCGACCCGGACAGGCCTTTCATTGCGCATGTGATGCATGACGGCGCTCGCCCCGATCTGGTCACAAACCGTAATGATACCCGCAATATTATCCGCACGGCAGCGCTGAACAAAATCCGTCTGGAGGACCGCCGGGGTAAGGAGCATATCAAGATTTCGACGGAGCACGGCAAGGGGCAACTCAATCTGGGCCACCTTGTCGATGCGGAAGGAAAAAAACGCGGGGAAGGGCTGGAGGCCCGTACCGATGACTGGATGGCTTTGCGTGCGGCAAAGGGGGTGATGATCACCACGCAAGCGCAGCCGCGGGCCCAGGGGCAGCAGTTGGATATGACCGCCGCGATTACGCAACTGGAAAAAGCGCTCTCGCTGGCAATGACATTGCAACAAAGCGCACTGACGGCCGGCGCCAGTAATGTGGATACCGATCGGCAAAATACGCTCGGCCAGACGCTGAATAGACTCAGCGGTGCAGCTCTGCTGACCTATGGCGGGCAAGGACAGGCGCATGTGACGCCGGAAAGCCTGCAACTGTCCGCCGGACAGGATGTAATTACGACGGCAGGTCGTCACGCCAGTATGAACGTGATGAAGAAATTCTCGCTGGCCGTTGGCGAAAAACTCTCATTGTTTGCCCGCAAGCTAGGTATTCAGATGGTTGCCGGCGCCGGGGATATCACCACGCAGGCGCAGCGCGGCGCCATACATATGCTCTCTCAGCAGGATTTTACGCTCACCAGTACGGACGGGAGACTGCATGGCAGCGCCAAACAGGGCATACAACTGGTGTGCGGAGGCGGCGGGATCCGTATCAGCCCTGATGGCCAGGTCGAGATTTTCTCTCCTGTCGGGGTCGATATTAAAGGGCCGAATCTCAGGTATCTGGGGCCAGAAAGCGCGCAGGTGCAAGCACCTGCCTTTGATAAAGGAACCTTTACGCGTCGCTATCAACTGCATGCTTCTGACGATCCGGAACAGGTTCTGGCGAATCGTCCTTTCAGGCTCAAGAGCTCAACCGGCGAAGTGCTCGAGGGCGAGACGGACAGCAATGGTTGCTCTCCATTGCTCGATTCGGCCGATCTTGATTCGTACAAACTGGAGGTACTGTAA
- a CDS encoding PAAR domain-containing protein: MKGVIRLNDPLAGGGKVITSSGAEFMGTPVTLKGDKVQCATHKGTFGITECHPFWTMNGRGVVVDGCKAECGCAIRTTLQTAGAV; the protein is encoded by the coding sequence ATGAAAGGTGTCATTAGGTTAAATGATCCGCTGGCGGGCGGAGGAAAAGTGATCACATCATCCGGTGCTGAATTTATGGGAACCCCTGTCACCCTGAAAGGTGACAAAGTTCAGTGTGCTACGCACAAAGGGACTTTCGGTATTACTGAGTGCCACCCCTTTTGGACGATGAACGGTCGCGGTGTGGTGGTGGATGGCTGTAAAGCTGAATGTGGATGCGCGATACGAACGACGCTACAAACTGCGGGAGCGGTGTAA
- a CDS encoding small membrane protein: MSGFLLFIVAIALLGVAVYSLVSYIKERRAGQLPTDKKKK, encoded by the coding sequence ATGTCGGGTTTCTTGCTCTTTATCGTGGCGATCGCTCTACTGGGTGTCGCCGTTTACAGCCTGGTGTCTTACATCAAAGAACGTCGCGCCGGTCAGTTGCCAACCGATAAAAAAAAGAAATAA
- a CDS encoding glutamine synthetase family protein codes for MDTNIVEVENFVQQTEERRVSAFAKEVKRYLETYPNTQYVDVLLTDLNGCFRGKRIPVASLSKLEKGCYFPASVFAMDILGNVVEEAGLGQDMGEPDRSCVPVLGTLTPSAADPEYIGQVLLTMVDEDGAPFDVEPRNVLNRLWQQLRQRGLFPVVAVELEFYLLDRKRDAEGYLQPPCAPGTDDRNTQSQVYSVDNLNHFADVLNDIDELAQLQLIPADGAVAEASPGQFEINLHHTDNVLDACDDALALKRLVRLMAEKHKMHATFMAKPYEEHAGSGMHIHISMQNNKGENVLADADGEDSALLKRVLAGMIDLMPASMALLAPNVNSYRRFQAGMYVPTQASWGHNNRTVALRIPCGDRHNHRVEYRVAGADANPYLVMAAIFAGILHGLDNPLPLQDEVEGNGLEQEGLPFPIRQSDALWEFMQNDHLRERLGERFCHVYHACKNDELLQFERLITETEIEWMLKNA; via the coding sequence ATGGATACCAATATCGTAGAAGTTGAGAATTTTGTTCAGCAGACGGAAGAGAGACGGGTAAGCGCGTTCGCTAAAGAAGTGAAGCGCTACCTCGAAACCTACCCCAACACTCAGTATGTCGATGTACTCCTCACAGACCTGAACGGCTGCTTCCGCGGCAAACGCATTCCGGTCGCCAGCCTCAGCAAGCTGGAGAAGGGCTGCTACTTCCCGGCGTCCGTTTTCGCGATGGATATTCTCGGCAACGTGGTGGAAGAGGCCGGGCTTGGCCAGGATATGGGCGAACCGGACCGCAGCTGTGTCCCGGTATTGGGCACGTTGACCCCTTCGGCAGCCGATCCGGAATACATCGGCCAGGTCCTGTTGACCATGGTTGATGAAGATGGCGCTCCCTTTGACGTTGAGCCGCGGAACGTACTCAACCGCCTCTGGCAGCAGCTCCGCCAGCGCGGATTGTTCCCCGTGGTAGCGGTAGAGCTGGAGTTCTATTTACTCGATCGCAAACGCGATGCCGAAGGCTACCTGCAGCCGCCGTGCGCGCCCGGCACCGACGACCGTAATACCCAAAGCCAGGTCTATTCCGTTGATAACCTCAACCATTTTGCCGATGTACTGAATGATATTGACGAACTGGCCCAGTTACAGCTGATCCCGGCGGATGGCGCGGTGGCCGAAGCCTCTCCGGGGCAGTTCGAAATCAACCTCCACCACACCGATAACGTGCTGGATGCGTGCGATGATGCGCTGGCATTAAAACGTCTCGTGCGTTTAATGGCGGAGAAGCATAAGATGCACGCCACTTTTATGGCGAAACCTTATGAAGAGCATGCGGGTAGCGGGATGCATATCCATATCAGCATGCAAAACAATAAAGGTGAAAACGTGCTGGCGGATGCGGACGGCGAGGATTCAGCCCTGCTGAAACGCGTGCTGGCCGGGATGATTGACCTGATGCCGGCGTCGATGGCGCTGCTGGCGCCGAACGTGAACTCGTATCGTCGCTTCCAGGCGGGCATGTATGTGCCGACGCAGGCGTCATGGGGGCATAACAACCGTACGGTAGCGCTGCGCATTCCGTGTGGCGATCGGCATAACCACCGCGTTGAATATCGCGTGGCCGGGGCGGACGCCAACCCGTATCTGGTGATGGCGGCGATTTTCGCCGGTATCCTGCACGGGCTGGATAATCCGCTGCCGCTGCAGGACGAGGTGGAAGGTAACGGTCTGGAACAAGAAGGCTTGCCGTTCCCAATCCGCCAGAGCGACGCCCTGTGGGAGTTTATGCAAAACGATCATCTGCGGGAGCGTCTTGGCGAGCGTTTCTGCCACGTTTACCACGCCTGTAAGAATGATGAGTTACTGCAGTTCGAGCGTCTTATCACAGAAACGGAAATTGAGTGGATGTTGAAAAACGCCTGA
- a CDS encoding T6SS effector phospholipase Tle3 domain-containing protein — MAGEKKKPYCPRIVSENDVGVHKSLGLEAQTCRVGIPRPMPGIVILVHGVNDVGEAYQNQEKGIIAGLKKRLNRPDFYAHEWKDYRITVPGRSPIIPFYWGYKPVTREEYMGDQQRYRNEVSKLQDSAHLPFDAYQEDNADKKAELGNDGKGRFKYQNDNFKNALDVNFAKGGGTFANATTNIPDMLGPGAGGVALAAAGFSTLYMNGGDFTHPIFPNPHRIYQFFAAQRLADLILTIRRDLTTANDVINIVAHSQGTIITMLANMLVKQAGYDPVNCVILNHSPYSLEGRLSEDIQPGHHQTDNARQTTFKNFCALMATQYKGGEISEANLLAMEGACTLRKASDSPLRQDEKYRRDNNGKVYNYFCPNDGTVSLKNIQGIGWRGIPRNIASAIPNLYQRVFYQHGQTGIAPTGKPFELPPSHKGDAEYSSLTNTAYTAHDVIVNGEELPQPFVFKLQGQDNHPDNDPKTSDKPYTAYIDPDSPDAYISYSAKAYAIKRTRSATYSLSRYASLSWRPGHILTADELKMESYERKVEVIHGEVIGTKDFSQLTLTWLKPREELENEWQKADPVGYSQHSSIVMSEFAPSHAMAFDLAIGPCRSFDYKAGKFWEDLLHRADWRDPLNGNIAAKEYYRTGRLPGAQTKNHMNKPDEVLPHGNYGVLNEFNNATRVRPSRDLAAGNQEVANLQWEMPKPKSDRELGIGNQRSALDI, encoded by the coding sequence ATGGCTGGCGAGAAAAAGAAGCCGTATTGCCCGCGTATTGTGTCTGAGAATGATGTAGGAGTGCATAAATCGCTGGGGCTGGAGGCGCAGACCTGCAGGGTTGGCATTCCCCGACCGATGCCGGGGATAGTGATTTTGGTCCATGGCGTGAACGACGTCGGCGAGGCGTACCAGAATCAGGAGAAGGGGATTATTGCCGGACTGAAGAAACGGCTTAATCGGCCGGATTTTTACGCCCACGAATGGAAAGACTACCGAATCACCGTTCCCGGCCGTTCCCCCATCATCCCGTTCTATTGGGGGTATAAGCCTGTCACGCGTGAAGAGTACATGGGCGATCAACAGCGTTACCGGAATGAGGTCAGCAAGCTACAAGACAGCGCGCACCTGCCGTTTGACGCTTACCAGGAAGATAACGCCGATAAGAAAGCTGAACTGGGTAACGATGGCAAAGGTAGGTTTAAGTACCAGAACGACAACTTTAAAAATGCCCTTGATGTTAACTTTGCCAAAGGGGGCGGGACGTTCGCGAACGCCACAACGAACATCCCGGATATGCTCGGACCGGGTGCGGGAGGGGTAGCGTTAGCCGCAGCTGGATTTAGCACGCTGTACATGAACGGCGGTGATTTTACGCACCCTATTTTCCCTAATCCACATCGTATTTATCAGTTTTTTGCCGCGCAACGTCTGGCCGATTTAATCCTGACAATCCGACGTGATCTGACGACGGCAAATGATGTAATTAACATCGTCGCGCATAGTCAGGGTACGATCATCACCATGCTGGCAAATATGCTGGTAAAACAGGCCGGATATGATCCAGTTAACTGTGTCATTTTGAACCATTCGCCGTATTCGCTGGAAGGGCGTCTGAGTGAAGATATTCAGCCCGGGCACCACCAGACGGATAACGCCCGGCAAACGACCTTTAAAAATTTTTGTGCGTTGATGGCAACTCAGTACAAAGGTGGTGAAATATCAGAAGCTAACCTGCTGGCAATGGAAGGGGCCTGTACGTTACGAAAAGCGTCAGATAGCCCACTGCGGCAGGATGAAAAGTACCGTCGGGACAATAATGGCAAGGTCTATAACTATTTCTGTCCAAACGATGGCACGGTATCGCTGAAGAATATTCAGGGAATTGGCTGGCGGGGGATCCCCAGGAACATAGCCAGTGCTATTCCCAATCTGTATCAACGGGTGTTCTATCAGCATGGGCAGACCGGAATCGCCCCGACCGGAAAGCCTTTTGAGTTACCGCCATCACATAAAGGGGATGCGGAATATAGCTCTCTCACCAACACGGCTTATACCGCGCATGATGTTATCGTTAATGGAGAAGAACTGCCGCAGCCGTTCGTCTTTAAACTGCAGGGGCAGGATAACCATCCGGACAATGATCCGAAAACGAGCGATAAACCGTATACCGCGTATATCGATCCGGACAGTCCGGATGCCTATATCTCCTATTCAGCAAAAGCCTACGCTATCAAACGAACTCGCAGCGCCACCTATTCGCTTAGCCGTTACGCAAGCCTGAGTTGGCGCCCTGGCCATATTCTGACGGCGGATGAGCTGAAAATGGAAAGCTATGAGCGAAAGGTAGAAGTTATTCATGGTGAGGTCATTGGAACGAAAGACTTTTCTCAACTTACGCTGACATGGCTTAAACCTCGCGAAGAGCTTGAAAACGAATGGCAGAAAGCCGACCCAGTGGGTTACAGCCAGCATTCATCGATCGTTATGAGCGAATTTGCCCCATCCCATGCTATGGCGTTTGACCTGGCAATTGGTCCATGTCGTTCATTTGACTATAAAGCGGGTAAGTTCTGGGAAGATCTACTGCATCGTGCAGACTGGCGCGATCCTTTGAATGGAAATATCGCGGCTAAAGAATATTACCGTACAGGGAGGCTTCCGGGGGCTCAGACAAAGAATCATATGAATAAGCCGGATGAGGTGCTTCCACATGGCAATTATGGGGTGTTAAACGAATTTAACAATGCGACCAGGGTGAGGCCATCCCGCGACCTGGCTGCCGGTAATCAGGAAGTGGCAAACCTGCAGTGGGAGATGCCGAAACCCAAAAGTGACAGGGAACTGGGTATAGGAAACCAACGGTCAGCGCTCGATATCTAG
- a CDS encoding YccJ family protein, whose amino-acid sequence MPNQEAKAHHVGEWASLRNTSLEIAEAIFELANYDEKLAEKIWEEGSDEVLSRAFAKTDKDSLFWGEQTIERKNV is encoded by the coding sequence ATGCCGAATCAAGAAGCGAAGGCCCACCACGTGGGCGAATGGGCAAGCTTACGTAATACCTCTTTGGAAATCGCCGAAGCCATTTTCGAACTCGCGAATTACGATGAAAAGCTGGCGGAGAAAATTTGGGAAGAAGGCAGCGATGAGGTGCTGTCGCGAGCTTTCGCCAAAACCGATAAAGACAGCCTCTTCTGGGGCGAACAGACCATCGAACGTAAAAACGTCTGA